GAACCGCTTTCCGCATTGCCGACGGATTCGTGGTCGATACCCACGTGTTCCGCCTCTCCCATCGCTTGAACCTCGCCGAGGGAAAGACCGCCGAGCAGGTCGAGACGGAGCTGATGGAGCTCATCCCGCGAAAGCGTTGGATCGATCTCGGCCACATCCTCATCCACCATGGTCGTCGAGTCTGTTTCGCCCGCAACCCCGACTGCGAGCACTGCGTCGTGGAATCCTTGTGCCCGAAGCTCGGGGTTGCTCCCAGGAAGCCGAAAGCCGCGCGGCCGCCGAGGCGGCCCCTCCGGGATCGAATCGCGGCGGGCAAGCGAAAGTCATGAAGCTCGGGCTGAGCCTCGGCTTTCTCACGTCGGCGAACCTCGACCTCGTGCCGCTCGCCGTCCAGGCCGAGAAGCTCGGTTACGACTCCGTGTGGGTCGCCGAGGCCTGGGGCTCGGACGCCGTGAGCCTTCTCGCCTGGATCGGCGCTTCGACCGAGCGCATCGAGCTCGGGACGGCCATCCTGCAAATCCCGGCGCGCTCCCCGGCATTGACCGCTATGACGGCGGCCACGCTCGACCGGCTGAGCAACGGGCGGCTCCTTTTGGGCCTCGGTGTCTCGGGGCCCCAGGTCGTCGAGGGCTGGCATGGCGTGCCCTACGGAAGACCGCTCACCCGCACACGCGACGCCGTGGAAATCATTCGCAGGATCCTTGCCCGGAAACAACCGCTCACCTACGCGGGAAAGACGTATCGCATTCCCTTGGATGGCGGCACGGGTCTCGGAAAACCGCTCAAGCTGATGATGCCACCCCTTCGGCCGGATATCCCCATCTACCTCGCCGCGATAGGACCGAAGAACGTCGCCCTCGCCACCGAGATCGCCGACGGCTGGCTTCCCATCTTCTTCGCGCCCAGAAACGCTCGGCTCTTCGGCGAAATGCCCCAGCGCACGTTCGACGTCGCCCCGACCGTCCACGTTGCGCTCGGCGATGACGTTCAAGAGTGCCTGGATGCCGTCAAGCCAAACCTCGCCCTCTACGTTGGGGGGATGGGCGCCAAGGGCAAGAATTTCTACAACGATCTCGCGAGACGTTATGGGTACGAGAAAGAGGCCGAGCAGATCCAGGAACTCTATCTCGGCGGCAAGAAGAAAGAAGCCGTCGCGGCGGTCCCCGACGGGCTCGTGGACGAGGTCGCTCTTTGCGGACCGAAGGAACGCATCGTCGACCGGCTCGGGGCGTGGCGGGAAGCGGGCGTGACGACGCTCATTTGTATTCCATCGGGCTCCGAGGCCTTTGCCGAGATGCCGGAGATCGTCGCCCGGGCTTGAGCCGTGAATCGCGTTAATCTGGAAGCTTACTTCGAGCGAATCCGGTACGACGGTCCGGCGGAGAGCACGGTCGACGTGCTCCGCGCCCTTCATGAAGCACACCTC
This Vicinamibacteria bacterium DNA region includes the following protein-coding sequences:
- a CDS encoding LLM class F420-dependent oxidoreductase, producing the protein MKLGLSLGFLTSANLDLVPLAVQAEKLGYDSVWVAEAWGSDAVSLLAWIGASTERIELGTAILQIPARSPALTAMTAATLDRLSNGRLLLGLGVSGPQVVEGWHGVPYGRPLTRTRDAVEIIRRILARKQPLTYAGKTYRIPLDGGTGLGKPLKLMMPPLRPDIPIYLAAIGPKNVALATEIADGWLPIFFAPRNARLFGEMPQRTFDVAPTVHVALGDDVQECLDAVKPNLALYVGGMGAKGKNFYNDLARRYGYEKEAEQIQELYLGGKKKEAVAAVPDGLVDEVALCGPKERIVDRLGAWREAGVTTLICIPSGSEAFAEMPEIVARA